A stretch of Candidatus Obscuribacter sp. DNA encodes these proteins:
- a CDS encoding cold shock domain-containing protein has product MAKRDSNKSESDAILSHLTNFKSTYLKYPYGIRLTNKNAIAQCRKLISDVLKLPQHLHEKAFFHDFSKWIDGIDNSVQEADLSLEASKGSRVYGEISNLPGRMQREKEQTGFGFIRQEETGESAHFWSSAMRRYDDWLSLKIGDRVSFKLGNDEKGSYAMDIKMEPQKLKTVQREQKEQS; this is encoded by the coding sequence TTGGCAAAAAGAGATAGTAACAAGTCTGAGTCAGATGCAATCTTGAGTCATCTGACAAACTTTAAGTCAACATATCTCAAATATCCTTATGGTATTCGTTTGACGAACAAGAATGCCATTGCTCAGTGCCGAAAATTAATTAGTGACGTGCTTAAGCTACCTCAACATCTTCATGAAAAGGCATTCTTCCACGATTTTTCCAAATGGATTGATGGAATTGACAACTCCGTACAAGAAGCAGACCTATCACTCGAAGCGAGTAAAGGAAGTAGAGTCTATGGTGAAATTAGCAACCTTCCAGGTCGAATGCAACGAGAGAAAGAACAAACTGGATTCGGATTTATAAGACAAGAGGAAACGGGTGAATCAGCGCACTTCTGGTCATCAGCGATGCGTCGTTATGATGATTGGCTCTCATTAAAGATTGGAGACCGCGTTTCATTTAAGCTCGGGAATGATGAAAAAGGTTCTTATGCTATGGACATCAAAATGGAACCACAAAAATTAAAAACTGTGCAAAGAGAACAGAAAGAACAATCTTAA
- a CDS encoding nucleotidyl transferase AbiEii/AbiGii toxin family protein: MIPRTVLTVWRTHHAPWPGDDQVEQDLVISRALVELYSDKLIGDSLAFRGGTALNKLFLPSMSRYSEDIDLVKVRAEPIGQVMGRIRELLTPWLGKPKYKQTESMVTLHFSYTAEPPLETPMKLKLEINTRENFAVYGYERRSLEVSSEWFSGKADIKTFALDELLGTKLRALYQRKKGRDLFDPWLCNSSLKVDPERVVNSFVQYMSHNNIKVSRAEFEENLLKKLADPSFRDDIRPLIRSGVTYDVDEAGRYVLDEIVSRLPGKPWKRLV, encoded by the coding sequence ATGATACCGCGCACGGTGCTCACGGTTTGGCGCACGCACCATGCTCCTTGGCCGGGCGATGATCAGGTTGAGCAAGATCTTGTAATTTCTAGGGCTCTCGTCGAATTGTATTCGGATAAATTGATAGGAGACAGCCTCGCATTTCGTGGCGGAACTGCCTTGAATAAGCTGTTCCTGCCGTCAATGAGCCGCTATTCAGAAGACATTGATCTGGTCAAGGTCCGCGCTGAGCCTATAGGACAGGTGATGGGAAGAATCAGGGAGTTGCTTACGCCGTGGCTCGGAAAACCGAAATACAAGCAGACCGAATCGATGGTCACATTGCATTTCTCGTACACGGCAGAGCCACCGCTGGAAACCCCTATGAAGCTAAAACTCGAAATAAACACCAGGGAGAATTTCGCTGTTTATGGATACGAGAGACGTTCGCTTGAAGTCTCGTCTGAATGGTTTTCTGGAAAAGCAGATATTAAAACATTTGCTCTGGACGAGCTGCTAGGCACAAAGCTTCGAGCGCTTTATCAGCGAAAAAAAGGACGAGATCTGTTCGATCCCTGGTTGTGTAATTCATCGTTAAAGGTTGATCCGGAGCGAGTCGTAAATAGCTTTGTTCAGTATATGAGCCACAACAACATCAAGGTATCGCGCGCAGAATTCGAAGAGAACCTTTTAAAAAAGCTGGCAGATCCGTCCTTCCGCGATGATATACGCCCGCTTATCCGTTCAGGTGTAACCTACGATGTCGATGAGGCAGGCCGATACGTGTTGGATGAAATCGTAAGTCGACTGCCTGGCAAACCTTGGAAGCGCCTGGTCTAA
- a CDS encoding matrixin family metalloprotease → MSAKLQIVALGLLGTLLIGTDCRAARTDDNTPHKPPMVGQSNPMGLEEVVIAPESRRKSWELLYTAYSCIYHQQYGRTEQWLMSASPAEINELLLARDDIAYLTNALNDVASTRKQASVQPSDVEVAVLQALIKTRLNETEDALDLLKRLAINNPTHRSIEQIKVKIKLIELELADNSWSMPLDVIQTGGKQNQLNKWLSGKLPLKVYIPTDNANSKLAGYKSGDAQLLRNAFDTWQKQSNGKIQFTFEQTESKADITCTWVSEQAQLQSKDAAGVCERSVNNSGHILRANLKLLTLTPGNYRRTFNDDARKRCIATLCLHEIGHSIGLNHSSNKQDIMWTHIPAAPVGVLTTADTEALKSLYQSNVRDDINAVYDHLRTGDNKAALAALNNAALNDARDSQTRDTICYLFATLAKAYTQNHDNKTAIDLLLRAKLGSAKSQSKSLKTLVLNRLQYAYLQTGNTKAAENLEHDSDWPQTKTKPNASHLDAYGMTKESVPFYEKALSEAPNDPSVREKFCLLLVALAKDEMNAKNETEAIVLLTRAKSLWQRGMSIEVISKVMNQLRQAYLQTERGDDADQTVKDLRALSLEDTAYKKYTVSEALGNLTAAAKTKNPQEWKTPAAAQMQSDKIRQAYDNYARTLKQYATTMKLERRMGWGASFVIKASKHVGKTNFFDQLFASRNELIKLTDENAVIGVECASTFAEE, encoded by the coding sequence ATGAGCGCAAAACTGCAAATCGTGGCACTCGGTCTGCTTGGCACATTGCTGATAGGCACGGATTGCCGCGCTGCACGTACCGACGACAACACACCACATAAGCCCCCAATGGTGGGTCAATCAAACCCAATGGGCTTAGAGGAAGTTGTCATCGCTCCAGAGAGCAGACGCAAGTCCTGGGAGCTTTTGTATACCGCATACAGCTGCATTTACCACCAGCAATACGGACGCACGGAGCAGTGGCTAATGAGCGCGAGCCCAGCCGAGATCAACGAGTTGCTCCTGGCGCGAGACGATATCGCGTATCTGACAAATGCTCTCAATGACGTAGCCTCCACCCGCAAACAAGCAAGCGTGCAGCCATCAGATGTTGAGGTAGCCGTACTCCAGGCATTGATCAAAACTCGACTTAACGAGACCGAAGATGCGCTGGACCTCCTTAAGAGACTGGCAATCAATAACCCCACTCATCGCTCAATCGAGCAAATCAAGGTCAAAATCAAATTGATTGAGCTTGAGCTTGCCGATAACTCCTGGTCTATGCCACTAGATGTGATACAAACCGGTGGCAAGCAAAATCAACTAAACAAATGGTTATCTGGTAAATTGCCGCTCAAAGTATACATACCAACAGATAATGCAAATTCGAAGCTGGCAGGATACAAAAGTGGAGATGCTCAGTTGCTGCGCAATGCATTTGATACCTGGCAAAAGCAGAGCAACGGCAAAATACAATTTACATTTGAGCAGACAGAGTCAAAAGCAGACATCACATGCACATGGGTCAGCGAGCAAGCACAGCTGCAATCTAAGGATGCCGCCGGTGTCTGCGAAAGATCTGTCAATAATAGTGGTCATATTTTGAGAGCCAATTTGAAGCTACTTACACTGACACCCGGCAACTATAGGCGCACCTTTAATGATGATGCGCGCAAACGATGCATAGCGACATTGTGCCTCCACGAGATCGGACACAGCATCGGTCTCAATCACAGCTCAAACAAACAAGACATCATGTGGACACATATACCGGCAGCGCCGGTCGGAGTGCTGACTACTGCAGACACGGAGGCACTGAAGTCACTCTATCAATCCAACGTGCGCGATGATATCAACGCAGTCTATGACCATCTAAGGACTGGAGACAACAAAGCGGCACTGGCAGCGCTAAACAATGCCGCACTCAATGATGCCAGGGATAGTCAGACGCGGGATACAATTTGCTATCTATTTGCCACATTGGCAAAGGCTTACACTCAAAATCATGACAATAAAACGGCTATTGATCTATTGCTCCGAGCAAAGCTTGGGTCCGCCAAAAGCCAATCAAAAAGCCTCAAGACTCTGGTGCTCAATCGTCTGCAATATGCATACTTGCAGACAGGCAATACTAAAGCAGCCGAAAATCTCGAGCATGATTCGGACTGGCCTCAAACAAAAACCAAACCCAATGCGTCTCACCTGGACGCTTATGGCATGACAAAAGAATCGGTGCCATTTTACGAAAAGGCACTAAGTGAAGCACCAAACGACCCCAGCGTGCGTGAGAAGTTTTGTCTATTGCTTGTGGCTCTGGCAAAAGACGAGATGAATGCTAAAAACGAGACAGAAGCCATCGTACTTTTAACCCGCGCCAAGAGCTTGTGGCAACGAGGGATGTCGATAGAGGTTATCTCCAAAGTAATGAACCAGCTCAGGCAGGCCTATCTGCAAACTGAGCGAGGCGATGATGCAGACCAAACTGTAAAAGACCTTCGAGCCCTTAGCCTGGAGGACACTGCCTATAAAAAATACACAGTATCCGAAGCGTTAGGCAACCTCACAGCGGCGGCAAAAACTAAAAACCCACAAGAATGGAAAACCCCTGCCGCAGCCCAGATGCAATCCGATAAAATCCGCCAGGCTTACGACAACTATGCACGCACGCTAAAGCAGTACGCGACTACTATGAAGCTTGAAAGACGCATGGGCTGGGGCGCGTCATTTGTCATAAAGGCGAGTAAACATGTCGGGAAAACAAACTTCTTTGACCAGCTATTTGCCAGTCGCAACGAGCTGATTAAGTTGACAGACGAAAATGCTGTGATTGGAGTGGAGTGCGCATCGACTTTTGCAGAAGAATGA
- a CDS encoding Fic family protein: MAKQIPEEDLKVIEEILKAHPNGVDLKFISAASGSSLPHRTLQYRLRYLAGQGRALTEGQRRGMKYFPASVNVSTEIEPEVVPLSRAARDIQKNVSRPLLLRTIVGYNRDFLDSYRPNESAYLSEAQRTQLHETSAVKIGFQPAGTYARNILDRLLIDLSWNSSRLEGNTYSILDTKRLIAFGKEAQGKDRLEAQMILNHKDAIEFLVDNADEIGFNRLTIRNLHGVLANNLLTDPKAAGSLRQIEVEIGQSSFRPLAVPQIIEECFNQILDTATAITDPFEQSFFIMVHLPYLQPFEHVNKRVSRLAANIPLIKHNLVPLTFADVPKDLYVQATLAVYELNKVELLTEIYLWAYKRSAERYKAVRQSLGEPDPFRLKYRDSLREVVGTIVKDQFDRAAALRYLEAWTSDNLESNDRDEFQRVAEDEILALHEGNIARYRVRPSEFEAWQTVWQRKS, from the coding sequence ATGGCTAAACAGATACCAGAAGAAGATCTTAAAGTTATCGAGGAGATACTTAAGGCTCACCCTAATGGGGTTGACCTCAAATTTATAAGCGCTGCCAGTGGCAGCAGTCTCCCTCACCGCACGCTGCAATATCGACTGCGCTATCTTGCAGGGCAAGGAAGAGCCTTAACTGAAGGCCAACGTCGTGGAATGAAATACTTTCCGGCATCGGTCAACGTCAGTACAGAGATAGAACCAGAAGTGGTGCCTTTGTCTCGGGCAGCGCGAGACATTCAGAAAAATGTTTCGCGTCCGCTGCTTTTAAGGACGATAGTTGGTTACAACAGGGACTTTCTGGATTCTTATAGACCAAACGAAAGTGCTTATCTTTCGGAAGCGCAGCGCACCCAACTTCATGAAACAAGCGCAGTCAAAATTGGATTCCAACCGGCAGGTACATACGCGCGAAACATCTTGGATCGCTTGCTCATTGATCTATCTTGGAATTCAAGTCGTTTGGAAGGCAATACATATAGCATTCTAGACACAAAAAGATTGATCGCGTTTGGCAAAGAGGCACAGGGTAAAGACCGGCTTGAAGCGCAAATGATCCTAAATCATAAAGATGCGATTGAATTCCTTGTTGATAACGCTGACGAGATAGGATTCAACAGACTAACTATTCGGAACTTGCACGGTGTTTTGGCAAACAACCTTTTAACGGATCCGAAGGCAGCAGGAAGCCTTCGTCAAATTGAAGTTGAAATTGGGCAATCATCGTTTCGACCGCTTGCAGTACCACAGATTATCGAGGAATGCTTCAACCAAATCTTAGATACAGCAACGGCAATCACAGATCCTTTTGAACAGTCTTTCTTTATCATGGTTCATTTACCCTACCTTCAACCATTTGAGCACGTCAACAAACGAGTTTCACGCCTGGCAGCCAACATTCCACTGATCAAGCATAATCTAGTTCCGCTTACGTTTGCCGATGTGCCAAAAGACTTATATGTGCAGGCAACTCTTGCAGTATACGAACTAAACAAAGTAGAACTACTCACGGAAATCTATCTCTGGGCTTATAAACGCTCAGCTGAACGCTATAAAGCAGTTCGCCAGTCACTGGGTGAACCCGATCCGTTTCGTCTCAAGTATCGAGATTCTCTCCGCGAAGTGGTCGGCACTATCGTAAAGGACCAATTCGATCGCGCAGCTGCACTTAGATATCTAGAGGCATGGACGTCAGACAATTTAGAAAGCAACGACCGGGATGAATTCCAACGCGTCGCTGAAGACGAGATCCTAGCTCTACATGAAGGTAATATTGCTCGCTACCGAGTGCGCCCTTCAGAGTTTGAGGCATGGCAAACAGTGTGGCAGCGGAAATCATAG
- a CDS encoding metallophosphoesterase encodes MIIAGDLTTVGSMNELIEFNAFLGRNRHLYDQCIVTPGNHDKILERELPLAKTILTHAQILVDEPYTYAGLKIWASPWTPTFFNWYYMKDRGEDIKPVWDIIPDGLDILVTHGPPYGIMDVTDGRYGPPQSVGCEELRKKLDTMEQPPRYHIFGHIHSGYGQNTIGATTFINASLCDEDYKAVNPRMFLWLTISEIKRLASYEIDSIIYSPLLHKHPNVKTN; translated from the coding sequence TTGATAATTGCTGGCGATTTGACGACGGTCGGCAGTATGAATGAACTTATTGAATTTAACGCCTTTCTCGGAAGAAATCGCCATCTGTATGACCAATGTATCGTGACACCAGGCAACCACGACAAAATACTTGAGCGCGAGTTGCCGCTGGCAAAGACGATTTTGACCCATGCACAAATACTAGTCGACGAGCCTTATACATATGCTGGCTTAAAGATATGGGCAAGTCCCTGGACGCCTACGTTTTTTAACTGGTACTACATGAAAGACCGCGGCGAGGACATAAAGCCAGTCTGGGACATTATCCCTGATGGTCTGGATATTTTAGTTACCCATGGACCACCTTACGGCATCATGGATGTGACAGATGGTAGGTACGGTCCGCCGCAGAGCGTTGGCTGCGAAGAATTACGCAAGAAGCTCGACACAATGGAGCAGCCGCCTCGATATCATATCTTTGGTCACATCCATAGCGGCTATGGTCAGAACACCATAGGCGCCACCACTTTTATCAATGCCAGCCTTTGCGACGAAGACTACAAAGCGGTCAATCCCCGCATGTTTTTGTGGTTGACGATCAGTGAAATTAAAAGGCTGGCCAGTTATGAAATCGACAGCATAATCTACAGCCCGCTTTTGCATAAACACCCCAATGTCAAAACGAATTGA
- a CDS encoding SAF domain-containing protein yields the protein MQEIEVGALVTADALETRLLPINEMPDHLIMHASDVIGLRPIYGIEKGQLLSLFDFVKSCSLREYELVRQSNKDKPSQTSERQLKPTY from the coding sequence GTGCAAGAGATCGAAGTGGGCGCCCTGGTCACAGCTGACGCACTGGAGACAAGATTGCTGCCAATCAATGAGATGCCAGACCACTTAATAATGCATGCCTCCGACGTGATTGGTCTCAGGCCAATTTACGGAATAGAAAAGGGTCAACTACTCAGCTTGTTTGACTTCGTAAAGAGTTGCTCACTTAGAGAATATGAGCTTGTTAGACAGTCGAACAAAGACAAGCCGTCCCAAACAAGCGAAAGACAGCTCAAACCAACCTACTAA
- a CDS encoding SEC-C domain-containing protein produces the protein MSTTSTAFEPTSKRKRGYPSETRVKRGDRVVHGGKELIEKLGRNDLCPCGSGRRFKRCCMHSGCF, from the coding sequence ATATCCACAACTTCCACTGCTTTCGAGCCAACTAGCAAGCGCAAACGCGGCTACCCCTCAGAGACACGGGTAAAGCGCGGTGATCGTGTTGTGCATGGAGGCAAAGAACTCATCGAAAAGCTCGGACGCAATGATTTGTGCCCGTGTGGCTCTGGTCGACGCTTTAAGCGTTGCTGTATGCACTCAGGTTGTTTTTGA
- a CDS encoding TonB C-terminal domain-containing protein, with product MTKPWAALCSLLPVAIAMTVGTAMPPCSGQTETKSTTKAPSQQKQQRSDKTEAPSSLSKYDLGPYKNDLRRRVMRNYYPPKCSSPGTAKVTVHISNTGAILSSKLTTSSSCPLYDRCALDAIERVGLFRPLPDGLAAISAEIIFDYQLLLNGKAIKLTDVIATKSASIPKTVSANFLTASRTIPQLTAALRAADFDGAQMNVAGLRHEGTDMVVRLIFKQVEMAAESDGKDAGQNIDDIIYKTAYLAHSETTEISKLTAPINATLNSDERRSIKTDKVFLSRLATLFDKLDELTKRVEIPRGPSRSY from the coding sequence ATGACAAAACCTTGGGCAGCGCTTTGCTCACTCTTGCCTGTTGCAATAGCTATGACAGTCGGGACAGCTATGCCACCATGCTCTGGTCAGACAGAGACAAAGTCGACAACAAAGGCGCCATCACAGCAAAAACAGCAGCGCTCGGATAAAACCGAGGCGCCATCGAGCCTCTCCAAGTACGATCTCGGTCCGTACAAAAATGACCTGAGAAGGCGCGTGATGCGCAACTATTATCCGCCAAAGTGCTCATCGCCTGGCACGGCAAAGGTCACTGTGCATATTTCAAATACTGGCGCAATCTTATCCAGCAAATTGACCACCAGCTCTAGCTGTCCGTTATATGATCGCTGCGCTCTCGATGCTATCGAGCGGGTCGGACTCTTTAGACCACTGCCAGATGGGCTCGCCGCCATCAGTGCTGAGATAATATTTGACTACCAACTATTATTAAATGGCAAGGCAATTAAACTTACCGATGTCATAGCAACCAAATCGGCATCAATACCCAAAACAGTATCTGCCAATTTTTTAACAGCATCGCGCACGATACCACAGCTCACAGCAGCACTGCGCGCAGCAGACTTTGATGGAGCACAAATGAATGTGGCTGGTCTGCGACATGAAGGCACAGACATGGTGGTGAGATTGATTTTTAAACAGGTAGAAATGGCAGCAGAAAGCGATGGCAAAGACGCCGGTCAAAACATTGACGACATAATTTACAAGACAGCATACTTAGCCCATAGCGAAACTACAGAAATAAGCAAGCTAACAGCACCGATCAATGCCACCCTTAATAGCGATGAGCGCCGGTCGATAAAGACAGACAAAGTGTTTCTCAGTCGCCTGGCTACTTTATTTGACAAGCTAGATGAGCTAACCAAGCGCGTTGAGATACCCAGGGGTCCATCCAGGTCATACTGA
- a CDS encoding alpha/beta hydrolase, which yields MRLVPWLLLACAISVFYDLTPFTHLPLPPVADNNWESLTKPTLLESTESEDKTVKATTLITIQTKRGPISMHYYPGKDASTGLVVVGGIGTGFDSPAAGLYERLGNDLTASGVSTVHLCFRQIDPFPDTVHDVRAAVKWLKQLGFKKVIVIGHSLGGASVISAASYEPDVIGAAALCSQPYGASRVSTMKDKRLFIGAGLFDVVEPPCWSSSIYREARCDKQLHYYPAIHTLDSSGDAVYKDLHKWTIDQCTEKQPAR from the coding sequence ATGAGACTAGTTCCTTGGCTTTTGCTTGCTTGTGCGATATCAGTATTTTATGACCTGACACCATTTACACATTTGCCTTTACCTCCCGTAGCCGACAACAACTGGGAGAGCCTGACTAAACCCACACTCTTGGAGTCGACAGAGTCTGAGGATAAAACAGTAAAGGCTACAACTCTTATCACAATACAGACAAAGCGTGGTCCGATATCAATGCATTACTATCCTGGCAAAGATGCTAGCACCGGTCTTGTGGTCGTTGGTGGCATTGGTACAGGATTTGACAGCCCAGCGGCAGGACTATACGAGCGCCTTGGCAATGACCTCACCGCTAGTGGTGTCTCGACCGTGCATTTATGCTTCCGTCAAATAGATCCATTTCCCGACACGGTGCACGATGTGCGCGCGGCCGTCAAGTGGCTCAAACAGCTCGGTTTCAAAAAGGTCATCGTAATTGGACACTCACTGGGTGGAGCGTCAGTCATAAGCGCAGCGTCCTACGAGCCCGATGTCATAGGCGCAGCGGCGCTCTGCTCTCAGCCTTATGGTGCCAGCCGAGTAAGTACAATGAAGGACAAACGGCTCTTTATAGGTGCGGGACTATTTGATGTTGTTGAGCCGCCGTGCTGGTCTAGCAGCATCTACCGCGAGGCAAGATGTGACAAACAGCTACACTACTACCCCGCGATTCATACACTCGATAGCAGCGGAGACGCTGTCTACAAGGATTTGCATAAGTGGACAATTGATCAATGCACTGAGAAGCAACCGGCAAGGTAA
- a CDS encoding glycerol dehydrogenase, which yields MLSVFCSPSRYVQGKNATAALATEMAKFGWSGKVMIIAGRSAAKLLQETWHSTLPSSGFTPVVERFKGECSADEIARLVAIAEQQKVTVIVGAGGGKVLDTSRAVAAKLDLPAVNCPTVASSDAPCSALSVVYHPSGEFDQYFFYKRNPDLVLVDTTVIAQAPPRLLVAGMGDALATWFEADTVINAKKANQLGGATTMSARALALLCYETLISDGVAALTAVRNKSVTPALERLVEANTLLSGLGFESGGLAIAHSVHNGLTTLAETHKYMHGEKVAFGLLVQLVAEGKPSSLITEVMSFCASVGLPVSLEQLGVTGISNILLRGVAERACAPGETAHNEPFAVDADLILDAMVTADAIGSEFLQRIGAA from the coding sequence ATGCTCTCTGTGTTTTGCTCGCCATCTAGATACGTACAAGGCAAAAACGCCACTGCCGCTCTCGCCACCGAGATGGCAAAGTTTGGCTGGTCGGGTAAGGTGATGATTATCGCCGGCAGATCAGCGGCTAAGCTCTTGCAAGAGACCTGGCATAGCACTTTGCCGTCATCTGGATTTACTCCTGTCGTTGAGCGATTTAAGGGCGAGTGCTCTGCCGATGAAATCGCCAGACTGGTAGCCATTGCCGAGCAACAGAAGGTCACAGTAATTGTTGGTGCCGGTGGTGGCAAAGTGCTCGATACCAGTCGTGCCGTTGCTGCCAAACTTGATTTGCCAGCGGTCAATTGTCCTACGGTAGCATCAAGTGACGCTCCCTGCAGCGCACTATCGGTGGTGTATCACCCGAGTGGCGAGTTTGATCAGTATTTCTTTTACAAACGCAATCCAGATCTTGTTTTAGTCGACACCACGGTGATTGCTCAGGCACCACCGCGGCTATTGGTTGCTGGCATGGGGGACGCCCTGGCCACCTGGTTTGAGGCAGATACTGTGATTAATGCTAAAAAAGCCAATCAACTCGGTGGTGCCACCACTATGAGTGCTAGGGCGTTGGCGCTGCTTTGCTATGAGACATTGATTAGTGACGGCGTCGCCGCTCTCACAGCTGTGCGCAACAAGTCAGTGACACCAGCACTTGAACGTCTGGTTGAGGCTAATACCTTGCTATCTGGTCTGGGCTTTGAGTCGGGTGGCTTGGCTATAGCGCATAGCGTGCACAATGGGCTGACAACTTTGGCTGAGACTCACAAATACATGCACGGCGAAAAAGTCGCCTTTGGCTTACTGGTGCAACTGGTCGCTGAGGGCAAGCCGTCATCCTTGATAACTGAGGTGATGAGTTTTTGCGCCAGTGTTGGCTTGCCCGTCAGTCTAGAGCAGCTCGGTGTGACCGGGATTTCAAACATTCTCCTGCGTGGTGTGGCTGAGCGTGCTTGTGCACCAGGCGAGACTGCGCACAATGAGCCGTTTGCGGTGGATGCTGATTTAATACTGGATGCGATGGTGACGGCTGACGCTATTGGGTCGGAGTTTTTGCAAAGAATAGGCGCTGCTTGA
- a CDS encoding DUF2252 domain-containing protein, which translates to MAKASFREPPIEAAYLEKPVHLQTRSDRYEAGRALRVICPRESHAEFTRDRDGRPDPIELLIKTGEGRIEQLLPIRYGRMLTSPFAFFRGAAAIMAADLDVSPSTGYAVQACGDCHLMNFGAFASPERNIIFDINDFDETFPAPWEWDLKRLAASFVIASRNNGHKRADAKAAAARVVQAYRDKLRDLSKMKTLEAWYSYLDYKALIDMTEDTQLKKRRKKVLAKALSRDSVEEFVKLGHVVGGKPRIKDQPPLIYHQEGHDTPEYKARILESVDRYRQSLSVDRRVLFDRYELVDNAMKVVGVGSVGTTCGIALLFAAEEDPLFLQVKEANQSVLEPYSHFANHDTNGGRVVNGQRLMQAASDLFLGHYVGDSDKHHYVRQLRDVKVKPLVEIFNPGNMLGFARNCGWALARAHARSGDAAIIAGYIGKGDTLPDAIAQYAESYADQNESDYKKLVEAIREGRIEVYTE; encoded by the coding sequence ATGGCTAAAGCCAGCTTTAGAGAGCCTCCCATTGAGGCTGCCTACCTCGAAAAGCCGGTCCACCTCCAGACTCGCAGCGATCGCTATGAGGCGGGTCGAGCGCTCCGGGTGATATGCCCGCGTGAGTCCCACGCCGAGTTTACCCGGGATAGGGACGGGCGCCCTGACCCCATTGAGCTTTTGATAAAAACTGGAGAGGGTCGCATTGAGCAGCTTTTGCCTATCCGCTATGGGCGGATGCTGACCTCGCCTTTTGCCTTCTTCCGCGGGGCGGCGGCGATTATGGCGGCGGACCTTGATGTATCGCCATCGACTGGTTATGCCGTGCAGGCCTGTGGCGACTGTCACCTTATGAATTTTGGTGCCTTTGCCTCGCCCGAGCGCAATATTATTTTTGATATTAATGATTTTGATGAGACCTTTCCTGCTCCCTGGGAATGGGATCTAAAGCGTCTGGCGGCGAGCTTTGTCATTGCCTCGCGCAACAACGGACACAAGCGCGCTGATGCTAAGGCTGCTGCTGCGAGAGTGGTGCAGGCTTACCGTGATAAGTTGCGTGACCTGTCCAAGATGAAGACTCTGGAAGCCTGGTACTCCTATCTCGATTACAAGGCGCTTATCGATATGACTGAGGACACTCAGCTCAAAAAACGGCGCAAAAAGGTCCTGGCAAAAGCGCTCAGTCGTGACTCGGTAGAAGAGTTTGTCAAACTCGGTCACGTAGTCGGTGGCAAACCTCGCATCAAAGACCAGCCGCCACTTATTTATCACCAGGAGGGGCATGATACGCCCGAGTACAAGGCTCGTATTTTAGAGAGCGTTGACCGTTATCGCCAGTCTCTATCAGTCGATCGTCGTGTGTTGTTTGACCGCTATGAGCTGGTGGATAATGCAATGAAAGTTGTCGGAGTCGGAAGTGTCGGCACCACATGTGGTATCGCTCTGCTTTTTGCGGCAGAGGAAGATCCATTGTTTTTGCAGGTCAAAGAAGCAAATCAGTCTGTGCTTGAGCCTTATAGTCATTTTGCAAATCATGATACCAATGGCGGTCGTGTCGTCAATGGACAGCGCTTGATGCAGGCGGCTAGCGATTTATTCCTCGGGCATTATGTCGGTGATAGCGACAAGCATCATTACGTAAGACAGCTCAGAGACGTCAAAGTAAAGCCGCTTGTGGAGATTTTTAACCCCGGCAATATGCTTGGCTTTGCGCGCAATTGTGGCTGGGCTCTGGCTCGTGCTCACGCCCGCTCTGGGGATGCTGCCATTATCGCCGGCTACATTGGTAAGGGTGATACGTTGCCAGACGCCATCGCTCAATACGCCGAGAGTTATGCCGACCAAAACGAAAGTGATTACAAAAAGCTTGTTGAGGCAATAAGAGAGGGGCGCATAGAAGTCTATACCGAGTAA